The following are encoded together in the Oscillatoria salina IIICB1 genome:
- a CDS encoding hemolysin family protein — protein sequence MILLPVNYQLLAVSEARPLLGEAWLDIVVLIVLLFLSAFFSGSETAITAFDDLKLRGLIKREGDPEGIFRLVLANRTRFITTLLVGNNLINNFAAILTSNLFAVWLGNAGLGVATAIITILVLIFGEITPKSLAIINLLPAFRLAVRPIYWLSRFLSWLGIIYLLETITQKAIHLFQGRQGKITQQGESVSDLQLMIEILGGKGKLDLYKHQLLNRALMLDRLMAKDVVKPRIEMRTISRDASLQDLVNLCLETGYSRIPVQEESKDQIVGMIHLKRALQQLRALPKETRATAPLTSAIDPPVYIPETKRVSNLLKEMLQQRIHLAIVVDEYGGTVGLVTLEDILEELVGEIYDESDFPRTSFNLSRTPRETT from the coding sequence GTGATTTTACTGCCCGTAAATTACCAACTACTTGCCGTCTCCGAAGCCCGTCCTCTGCTCGGAGAAGCATGGTTAGATATAGTAGTTTTAATCGTCTTGCTGTTTCTTTCTGCCTTTTTTTCTGGCTCAGAAACAGCAATTACTGCTTTTGATGACTTAAAATTACGGGGACTGATTAAGCGCGAAGGAGATCCTGAAGGGATTTTTCGCTTAGTCTTAGCAAACCGCACTCGCTTCATTACTACCTTACTCGTCGGTAATAACTTAATCAACAATTTTGCCGCCATTCTCACCAGTAACTTATTCGCCGTTTGGTTAGGTAATGCCGGACTCGGTGTTGCTACTGCCATCATAACGATTTTGGTACTAATTTTTGGCGAAATAACCCCCAAATCTTTAGCAATTATCAATCTTTTGCCTGCATTTAGATTAGCAGTGCGCCCGATTTATTGGCTTTCGCGATTTCTCTCTTGGTTGGGAATTATTTATCTGTTGGAAACTATCACCCAGAAAGCGATTCATTTGTTTCAAGGAAGACAAGGAAAAATTACCCAACAAGGAGAGTCTGTCAGCGATTTGCAGCTAATGATTGAAATTTTGGGCGGTAAAGGCAAACTGGATTTGTATAAACATCAATTGTTGAATAGAGCTTTAATGCTCGATCGCCTGATGGCTAAAGATGTAGTTAAGCCTCGCATCGAAATGCGTACTATCTCCCGCGATGCTAGTTTGCAGGATTTGGTGAATTTGTGCTTAGAAACAGGTTATTCCCGCATCCCAGTACAAGAAGAGTCAAAAGACCAAATTGTCGGTATGATCCACCTTAAACGCGCACTTCAGCAACTACGAGCATTACCAAAAGAAACTCGTGCTACTGCACCCCTTACTTCCGCGATCGACCCTCCAGTTTACATTCCCGAAACCAAGCGCGTCTCCAATTTGCTCAAAGAAATGTTACAACAACGAATTCATTTAGCGATCGTAGTTGACGAATACGGCGGTACAGTCGGTTTAGTCACTCTCGAAGATATCTTAGAAGAACTCGTCGGCGAAATCTACGACGAAAGCGACTTTCCTCGCACCAGCTTCAACCTCTCTCGCACCCCTCGCGAAACTACCTAA
- a CDS encoding SGNH/GDSL hydrolase family protein codes for MRRNLVQVLLIVLVVVLVGLLLVELVLRFWFGFGNPLVYVADEEIGYLLAPNQRVRRMGNRIRINEYSMRSPSFASPRLTETLRILMLGDSVANGGWWTDEAQTISQLLRGELVKENFAAVEVLNASANSWGPRNELAYLRRYGTFSSQAVVILINTDDLFAVAPNSVAVGQNRNYPDRQPLTGIGELYTRLFVPAPPVPGMKEINAEKGDRVGFNLEAIAQMKFIADQNNAQLILAMTPLIREIGEPGARDYELQARQRLENFTQTKKIIYIDFLPLFKELERPESLYRDHIHLSPQGNQLVSETLSQTLPKLLTES; via the coding sequence ATGAGGAGAAATTTGGTGCAGGTGTTACTAATTGTTTTGGTTGTGGTTTTGGTTGGGTTGCTGTTGGTAGAGTTAGTTTTGCGCTTTTGGTTTGGTTTTGGCAATCCTTTGGTTTATGTGGCTGATGAGGAAATTGGTTATTTGTTAGCGCCGAATCAAAGGGTGCGGCGGATGGGCAATCGGATTAGAATTAATGAGTATTCGATGCGATCGCCGAGTTTTGCTTCACCACGACTGACTGAAACGCTACGAATACTGATGTTGGGAGATTCGGTGGCTAATGGCGGTTGGTGGACCGATGAAGCCCAGACGATTTCGCAATTGTTGCGAGGTGAGTTAGTAAAGGAAAATTTTGCTGCTGTGGAAGTTTTGAATGCTTCGGCGAATTCCTGGGGACCGCGCAATGAGTTAGCTTATTTGCGCCGCTACGGGACGTTTTCTAGTCAAGCGGTGGTAATTTTAATTAACACTGACGATTTGTTTGCTGTCGCGCCAAATTCTGTAGCTGTAGGGCAGAATCGCAATTACCCCGATCGCCAACCTTTAACTGGTATTGGTGAATTATATACCAGATTATTTGTGCCAGCGCCACCAGTACCGGGAATGAAAGAAATTAATGCCGAAAAAGGCGATCGCGTGGGATTCAATTTAGAGGCGATCGCGCAAATGAAATTTATTGCCGATCAAAATAACGCTCAATTAATTTTGGCAATGACACCCTTAATTAGGGAAATTGGCGAACCTGGAGCGCGCGATTACGAACTCCAAGCCCGCCAACGGCTCGAAAACTTTACTCAGACCAAAAAAATCATTTACATTGATTTCCTACCTTTATTTAAAGAATTAGAGCGACCTGAGAGCTTATATCGGGACCATATTCACCTCAGCCCTCAAGGCAATCAACTAGTTAGCGAAACTCTCAGTCAAACGCTGCCAAAGTTATTAACTGAAAGTTAA
- a CDS encoding Gfo/Idh/MocA family protein, with the protein MSEGQQNLKIQRVQPQPLRIGVVGVGNMGQHHARVLSLLKDIEFIGVADINVERGLDTASKYRVRFFENYLDLLPYVDAVCIAVPTRLHHQVGMDCLQAGVHVLVEKPIAASISEAESLVNAAAESNCILQVGHIERFNPAFGELSKVLQTEELLALEAHRMSPYSNRANDVSVVLDLMIHDIDLILELVPAPVLKLTASGSRAANSGYLDYVTATLGFANGIVATVTASKVTHRKIRRIAAHCKNSLTEADFLNNEILIHRQTTANCLTDYGQVLYRQDGLIEKVYTSNIEPLHAEIEHFVNCVRGGNQPSVGGEQALKALRLASLIEQMALDGQIWQQSEKKNEIQRSPTMTVF; encoded by the coding sequence GGGGTAGTTGGGGTTGGTAACATGGGACAGCATCACGCCCGCGTTCTCAGTTTACTTAAGGATATTGAATTTATTGGCGTGGCGGATATAAATGTTGAGCGTGGATTAGACACGGCGAGCAAGTATCGAGTTCGTTTCTTTGAAAATTATCTCGATCTGTTGCCCTACGTCGATGCTGTCTGCATCGCCGTACCAACCCGCTTGCATCATCAAGTCGGGATGGATTGTCTGCAAGCTGGCGTTCACGTCTTGGTCGAAAAACCAATTGCGGCTAGTATTTCGGAGGCTGAATCTTTAGTTAATGCCGCAGCCGAATCTAACTGTATTCTTCAGGTAGGACACATCGAACGCTTTAATCCCGCCTTTGGGGAGTTGAGCAAAGTCTTACAAACCGAGGAATTACTAGCTCTCGAAGCACACCGCATGAGTCCTTACTCAAATCGGGCAAATGATGTTTCGGTAGTGTTGGATTTGATGATCCACGACATTGATTTAATTTTAGAACTGGTTCCCGCACCCGTTCTGAAATTAACAGCTAGTGGTTCTCGTGCTGCTAATTCTGGTTATCTTGATTACGTTACGGCGACTTTGGGCTTTGCCAATGGCATTGTAGCTACTGTGACAGCGAGTAAAGTAACGCATCGAAAAATTCGTCGCATTGCAGCTCACTGTAAAAACTCTCTCACAGAAGCAGATTTTCTCAATAATGAAATTCTCATTCACCGCCAAACGACTGCCAATTGCCTGACTGATTACGGTCAGGTTCTTTATCGTCAAGATGGCTTAATCGAAAAAGTCTACACGAGTAACATCGAACCATTGCACGCAGAAATCGAGCATTTTGTTAACTGCGTTCGCGGTGGCAATCAGCCTTCGGTGGGCGGCGAACAAGCACTCAAAGCACTCCGTTTGGCAAGTTTAATCGAGCAAATGGCACTCGATGGTCAGATCTGGCAGCAGTCGGAGAAAAAAAACGAAATTCAGCGATCGCCAACGATGACGGTGTTTTAA